A portion of the Cryptomeria japonica chromosome 5, Sugi_1.0, whole genome shotgun sequence genome contains these proteins:
- the LOC131876159 gene encoding L-type lectin-domain containing receptor kinase IX.2-like: MGQTERGLSFYFSEFTDPEADGIVFAGDAAFSDNALHLTSNSSSEYNSSDRSSGRILFNKTIQLSSIANFSTHFVFSMYSDGNDFSGDGIAFFLESQGTAYIVPQFKYGGWFGLVGDTLNVLPDLFAVAFDSRHKIVGTIAHNFSNLNYLQKANVSGLNDGTVWNAWIDYNGQAQMLKVYLARGSNGLKSQHSCILSQRVNLSDNLSGNILIGFSSAAVESDETHNIFSWSFNSSLYFKNTSVGSNSSGNVSEISSRGKGRTQVSTSTKIFLGVGSGIVACIAVALWGYFSYLRRKRAAFISGQKLADMDFDKLLHHIPRRFKLDDLMAGTNNFREDQKLGQGGFGEVYKCILVETNEIVAVKRISEGSRQGIKEFISEVSIVSRLRHRNLVQLLGWCHEQDQLLLVYEYMSNGSLDRHIFRGGEEIGAAEEEEPQVLQWSIRYKIASEIARALLYLHEEWDECVVHRDVKSSNILLDSNFSSKIGDFGLARMVKHERLVQTTRAAGTLGYLAPECVASGKTSPESDVYSFGAVALEIASGKQVIDVSLIEFDMRLVAWAWDLYGQGRLLEGGDVRLNGNFEKEEMERLMVVGLWCSHPDPASRPKIRQVVRLLNFEIAAPILPPAMPVPSYPQISITTGPSLPVGSQCLQNTLSPR; encoded by the coding sequence ATGGGGCAAACAGAAAGAGGTCTAAGCTTTTATTTCTCTGAATTCACGGATCCGGAAGCAGATGGAATTGTTTTTGCGGGTGACGCTGCATTCTCCGATAATGCTCTCCACCTTACAAGTAATAGCAGCTCAGAGTATAACAGTTCAGATCGATCATCAGGCAGAATTCTTTTTAATAAAACGATTCAACTTTCATCTATAGCCAATTTCAGCACTCACTTTGTGTTTTCTATGTATTCTGATGGAAATGATTTCAGTGGCGACGGAATAGCCTTCTTTCTCGAATCTCAAGGGACCGCTTACATTGTTCCACAATTCAAATATGGAGGATGGTTTGGTCTTGTTGGAGATACACTCAATGTGTTACCTGATTTGTTTGCTGTAGCATTTGACAGTAGACATAAGATTGTGGGAACAATTGcccataatttttcaaatcttaaTTATTTGCAGAAGGCTAATGTTTCTGGTCTAAATGATGGGACAGTATGGAATGCATGGATTGACTACAACGGCCAAGCACAAATGCTCAAAGTATATCTTGCTAGGGGTTCTAATGGTTTGAAGTCCCAGCACAGTTGTATTCTATCACAGCGCGTAAATTTGTCTGATAATCTCAGTGGAAATATTTTGATAGGCTTTTCGTCTGCAGCTGTAGAGTCCGATGAAACCCACAATATCTTCTCATGGAGTTTCAACAGCAGCTTGTATTTTAAAAACACCTCAGTGGGTTCCAACAGCAGTGGGAATGTTTCAGAGATCAGCTCAAGGGGAAAAGGTCGGACACAAGTAAGTACTTCTACAAAAATATTTCTGGGTGTTGGATCTGGTATTGTGGCTTGTATTGCAGTTGCGCTGTGGGGCTATTTTTCCTATCTCAGAAGAAAGAGAGCTGCGTTCATCAGTGGACAAAAGTTAGCAGACATGGATTTTGACAAGCTTTTACACCATATTCCGCGCCGGTTTAAGCTGGATGATCTAATGGCCGGAACAAACAATTTTAGAGAAGATCAAAAGCTTGGGCAGGGAGGATTCGGAGAAGTATACAAATGCATTCTTGTTGAAACGAATGAGATTGTGGCAGTAAAGCGCATCTCAGAAGGTTCAAGGCAAGGGATTAAAGAATTCATTTCAGAAGTGAGTATAGTTAGTCGTTTAAGACATCGGAATCTTGTTCAACTCTTGGGATGGTGCCATGAGCAAGACCAGTTGCTGTTGGTCTACGAATATATGTCTAATGGAAGCCTCGACAGACACATTTTTAGAGGAGGAGAAGAAATAGGAGCAGCAGAAGAAGAAGAGCCTCAAGTGTTACAGTGGAGTATCAGGTATAAAATAGCCAGTGAAATAGCAAGGGCACTGCTGTATCTTCATGAAGAATGGGATGAATGTGTTGTGCACAGAGATGTAAAATCCAGTAATATTTTGCTGGACAGCAATTTCAGCTCAAAGATTGGTGATTTTGGCTTAGCACGCATGGTGAAACATGAACGTCTAGTTCAGACCACCCGAGCTGCAGGGACATTGGGATATCTGGCCCCTGAATGTGTGGCATCAGGAAAAACTAGTCCTGAATCTGATGTTTACAGCTTTGGAGCAGTGGCTCTAGAAATAGCCTCTGGCAAGCAAGTAATAGATGTGAGCTTGATAGAGTTCGACATGCGGCTTGTAGCATGGGCATGGGATTTGTATGGTCAAGGTAGACTATTGGAGGGTGGAGATGTGAGATTAAATGGAaactttgaaaaggaagaaatggaACGGTTAATGGTAGTGGGGTTGTGGTGTTCTCATCCTGATCCTGCTAGTCGACCCAAAATAAGGCAAGTGGTAAggttattgaattttgaaattgcaGCGCCTATTCTTCCTCCTGCAATGCCTGTCCCATCATATCCTCAAATTTCAATTACCACCGGGCCTTCCCTTCCAGTGGGATCACAATGTCTTCAAAATACTTTGAGTCCAAGGTAA